In the genome of Natronomonas salina, the window GTCGCGCCGCCTCGGAGAGGTCGTCCTCGAGGCGCTCGTCCTTCGTCCGCTTCGGCGGTCGCTCGACCCCGCACTCGTCGGCCAGCCAGTCCGCGAACGCCCACTTCTCGACCGGTTCGTCGTCGACGGCGAGCAGCAGGTCCTCGTCGGTCGACTCGAGCATGAACCGCACCACGCCGGCGGCGTCCTCGCGGTGGATCATGTTCAGGTACCCCTCGGTGACCGGCCCCTCGAGGTACCGCTCCAGCCGGTAGCGGTCGGGACCGTACAGCCCGGCGAACCGCGCGACCGCGCCGTCGATGCCGTGCTCCGGCGCCTCCTCGCGGGCGACGCGCTCGGCCTCGGCCAGGACCCGCGTCTTCTCCGTCGTCGGGTCCAGCGGCGTCGACTCGTCGACCCAGTCGCCGTCGTGGTCGCCGTAGACGCCGGTACTCGAGGTGTAGACGAGTCGCTCCGGCGGGTCCTCCCGCGCGCCGAACGTCTCGAGTACCGTCCGGAGCCCCTCGACGTAGACCCGCCGGGCCGCCTCGGCGCCGCGGCCGCCCGACGACGCCGCGAACACCAGCGCGTCGACGTCCGGAACGCCCTCCAGGTCGGCGGAGTCCGTCACGTCCGCCTGCACGGCCTCGGCGCCCGTCTCCTCGACGGCTGCGATTCCGTCCGCGGAGCGCCGCACGCCGACCACCTCGTGGTCGTCGGCGAGCTGGCGGGCGAGCTCCAGTCCGACGTAGCCGCAGCCCAGGATGGCGACCCGCATGGTCACTTCTTCGACTCGATGAACTGGTGCAGCAGCGCGAACTCCCGGAGCGTCATCGGGAACCGCCCCTCCACCTTCGACTGGATCTCGCGGGCCTCCAGTTCACCCTCGATCCCCGACTCGACGGCTTCCACGTCCAGCACCGCGTTCGTCATCCCCATCAGCAGCGCGTCGCGGGACAGCGTCGCGATGTCGTCCGCGGACGGCATGCCCTCCTGGACGGCCAGGATCGACGCCGCCTCCTCCAGTTCGAGTTCCGGTTCCTCACCGTCCAGCAGCGCCTGCAGCGTCGCCTCGTCGACCGCCGACGATGCAGCGACCTCGTCGACGCCGCGGGCCTCGATTGCCTCGACCAGCTCCGCCTCGTAGCGCTCGTACAGCTCCGCCGGCGTGTGCTCGCCGGGTTCGTCGGCGACCTCGTGGAACATTTTTTAGTATGAATCCGATTTCTTGAATCCGCAATCCGCGTCGTTTCTCCGCACCGATGCGACTCTGATACCTGGAGATTGCACGCTTTCAGGTAAAAAGAGTCGGATGCACGGTCGTCAGCATCAGTCGACTGGTTTCACATAGAGTTCACCGAATCCGTATTTCGAGTGGGTTCCGACTCGGAGGATGCCCTTCTTCGCCGTCTCCACAGGTCGATCGCCTTCGTATCGCACGACCTGTCCATGATCGACGGTCTGTAACCGATAGACCTCCCGTTGTTCGAGGACCTTCTCTTCACGCTCCCGAAGATTATCACGTGATCCGTTCCACCACCAGGGGACCGGCTGGTTGTCCGCGTCCGGATACTCGGACTCCAGCACGAACGGAGTGGTCAGTTCTAGCAGGAAGGTCGAATGGCCGTCGAGTCGCGAATAATCCAGTTCGTCGAGATCGACCATCTGGCTCTCCTTCAACCGCGTAACCCCGTAGCCATAGTTCCGTTTCCCGCCGAACTGGAGACCATCTAAAGCAGCTTCGTCAACCGGGAGAACGTCCTCCTCATCTGCGTGGAGATAGGCGCTGATGTACCACGTCGTCGTCTCTTGCTGTTGTCTGGCCTCCGGCGGTTTCCCCATGACCGTCTCGTGAGTCAGCGCGGGATGGCCGCTCTGCACACGGACGTCGTGTGTGTTCAATGCATCTCGCGGGCGAGAGTCCAGAAGCCACGGGTGAGAGGGCCGCCGGAACAGGAATAGGTCGTCATAGGATTCGACCGCTGGGAGTCCTGTTCCGAGGTACGGCCGAGTGCCACTCTGAGAGTGGTCCGCAGGGAATGTCCCGAACTGGCCGGGGACGAACATCCCGTGGCTCGCATGGAGATGCTGATGGACATCACGGGGGAGCTGTTGCCCGAGGGCGTGCAGGATGGCGTTCCCACTCACGTAGTACGGATGCCCGATGTAGTCCATCTCGAGTTCCCAGTGAATCTGTTGGATGCAGGTCACTGGTCGTATGCCCCCTGGAAGTCCTCGATATACTGCAGCGCAGTCGACCACGCGCCGATTCGCCGCAGGTTCGAATCAAGCACTCTGTCGTACCTACTGTGCGCAACCTCCAGCGGGTGGGCAGTCAATCGAGACCACGTCGTTGCCCACGACCGCCACGGCCGCGACCCGAGTCGAGCGGACGGTCTCCTCCCAGGTGAAGCGGTGATTCGTAGAGCGAATCGCTCACCCCGGTAGATAGTTCGATACTGAACGATCGCGTCGGGGGGATCGACGACCAGCGAGAG includes:
- a CDS encoding SDR family oxidoreductase; the encoded protein is MRVAILGCGYVGLELARQLADDHEVVGVRRSADGIAAVEETGAEAVQADVTDSADLEGVPDVDALVFAASSGGRGAEAARRVYVEGLRTVLETFGAREDPPERLVYTSSTGVYGDHDGDWVDESTPLDPTTEKTRVLAEAERVAREEAPEHGIDGAVARFAGLYGPDRYRLERYLEGPVTEGYLNMIHREDAAGVVRFMLESTDEDLLLAVDDEPVEKWAFADWLADECGVERPPKRTKDERLEDDLSEAARRRILTSKRCSNDRLRELGYEFRYPTYRAGYGAAVEAFRDRDD
- a CDS encoding DUF5791 family protein, which translates into the protein MFHEVADEPGEHTPAELYERYEAELVEAIEARGVDEVAASSAVDEATLQALLDGEEPELELEEAASILAVQEGMPSADDIATLSRDALLMGMTNAVLDVEAVESGIEGELEAREIQSKVEGRFPMTLREFALLHQFIESKK